The following coding sequences are from one Rhineura floridana isolate rRhiFlo1 chromosome 2, rRhiFlo1.hap2, whole genome shotgun sequence window:
- the INSM2 gene encoding insulinoma-associated protein 2: MPRGFLVKRSRRPGSSYRVRPPGGPPPAPRLEEAPRVPVPVPEPSHHHHHDQQLPQPNFLLAAVWGAGSSNTAAPAAGESQRCARSPASAESFPLGPGLAAAEKLPLLPRTPLPLPLPVPLPLPAAPLCPAAALKRPPRAKAPPAKKPKAARKLSFADEVTTSPVLGLRIKAAVEGGAERPRGARPTLLGEFVCQLCKEPYADPLALAQHRCSRIVRVEYRCPECHKIFSCPANLASHRRWHKPRPPASAGPAQDKENSRGEAGPGTVEGSGLGAPSGELFLCPYCHKTFRRQAYLRKHLGTHQAPGGVSYGGSPPPSHPPPQQITFPCHLCGAHFPSADIRDKHRLWHAQIFSCKHCPSTFFSSPGLTRHINKCHPSENRQVLLLQMPVRPGC, translated from the exons ATGCCGCGGGGGTTCCTGGTGAAGCGGAGCAGGAGACCGGGGAGCTCTTACCGGGTGCGCCCTCCAGGAGGGCCCCCTCCTGCGCCCCGCCTGGAGGAAGCGCCCCGCGTCCCAGTGCCTGTGCCGGAGCCTTCGCATCATCACCATCATGATCAGCAGCTGCCTCAGCCAAACTTCCTTCTGGCGGCCGTCTGGGGCGCGGGAAGCTCGAACACCGCAGCCCCGGCAGCGGGAGAGTCGCAGCGCTGCGCCCGCTCTCCCGCCTCGGCGGAGTCCTTCCCGCTGGGGCCTGGCTTGGCGGCGGCGGAGAAGCTTCCTCTGCTTCCTCGCACGCCCCTGCCCTTGCCCTTGCCTGtgcctctccccctgcctgcggCACCGCTTTGCCCCGCTGCGGCGCTCAAGCGGCCACCCAGAGCCAAGGCGCCGCCCGCCAAGAAGCCGAAGGCCGCGCGTAAGCTGAGCTTCGCCGACGAAGTGACCACATCGCCGGTCCTGGGGTTGCGGATCAAGGCGGCGGTCGAAGGGGGCGCCGAGCGGCCTCGTGGGGCCCGCCCGACACTGCTGGGGGAGTTCGTCTGCCAGCTGTGCAAGGAGCCCTACGCTGACCCCCTGGCGCTGGCCCAGCACCGCTGCTCGCGGATCGTGCGCGTCGAGTACCGCTGCCCGGAGTGCCACAAGATCTTCAGCTGCCCGGCCAACCTGGCCTCTCACCGCCGCTGGCACAAGCCGCGCCCGCCCGCCTCCGCCGGCCCCGCCCAGGACAAAGAGAACAGCCGCGGGGAGGCCGGCC CCGGCACCGTCGAGGGCTCTGGCCTGGGCGCTCCCTCTGGCGAGCTCTTCCTCTGCCCCTATTGCCACAAGAcctttcggcgccaggcgtacctgcGCAAGCACCTGGGCACCCACCAGGCCCCCGGCGGCGTCAGCTACGGCGGCAGCCCCCCACCTTCCCACCCGCCTCCGCAGCAGATCACCTTCCCCTGCCACTTGTGCGGGGCGCACTTCCCCTCGGCCGACATCAGGGACAAGCACCGGCTGTGGCACGCC CAAATCTTCTCCTGTAAGCATTGCCCCTCCACTTTCTTCAGCTCGCCCGGCCTAACCCGGCACATCAACAAGTGCCATCCCTCGGAGAACAGGCAGGTTCTCCTACTGCAGATGCCCGTCAGGCCAGGCTGCTAG